From one Plasmodium yoelii strain 17X genome assembly, chromosome: 12 genomic stretch:
- a CDS encoding SWIB/MDM2 domain-containing protein, putative, translated as MNTVRAKFFIPKNKIIGHGSFSPLNKFMTKYNYSTSDKNNENIKEKKPNGLQIDCEIKSPLKEFLNTDTASRVFVLKYAWKYIKDNNLQDPDMKRKIIPDQKLKQVLEKDEVDMLEIPKLLFKHVTSYRKE; from the coding sequence atgaaTACAGTTAGagcaaaattttttattcccaaaaataaaattataggGCATGGATCATTTTCACccttaaataaatttatgacaaaatataattatagtactagtgataaaaataatgaaaatataaaagaaaaaaaacctAATGGATTACAAATTGATTGTGAAATTAAAAGTCCTTTAAAAGAATTCTTAAATACAGACACAGCATCACGggtttttgttttaaaatatgcatggaaatatattaagGATAATAATTTACAAGATCCAGAtatgaaaagaaaaataattcctgatcaaaaattaaaacaagtTTTAGAAAAAGATGAAGTTGATATGCTCGAAATTCCAAAACTACTTTTCAAACATGTTACATCATATAGAAAGGaatga
- a CDS encoding proteasome subunit beta type-1, putative, giving the protein MEILQLNSNSVEKKKTEENEAAIEHARPSKRWNPYIDNGGTVIGLTGKDYVILAGDTRLSLSYSIYTRNCPKISKITDKCIIGSSGMQSDIKTLHSLLQKKIQLFYLEHSHYPSIHVIAKLLCVTLYSRRFFPYYTFNILAGIDEDGKGVLYSYDAIGSYYMSTHACTGSGSSLILPILDNRVEQKNQLIKNIDFNLRDDINFVKDAMTSATERDIYTGDQAEIYIIDNLGINTTLLDLKKD; this is encoded by the exons atggaaattttACAATTAAATAGTAATTctgttgaaaaaaaaaaaacagaagaaaatgaagCCGCAATAGAGCATGCTCGACCTTCTAAACGATGGAATCCATACATTGACAATGGGGG aACTGTCATTGGCTTAACAGGAAAAGATTATGTAATTTTGGCTGGCGATACACGTTTGTCATTGTCTTATTCAATATACACAAGAAATTGTCccaaaatatcaaaaat aACTGATAAATGCATTATTGGATCGTCTGGAATGCAATCCGACATAAAAACGCTCCATTCACTATTACAG AAAAAAATTcagttattttatttagaaCATTCACATTATCCTAGTATTCATGTGATTGCAAAATTATTGTGTGTAACATTATATAGCCGAAGATTTTTTCCTTACTatacatttaatatattagcTGGTATAGATGAAGATGGTAAAGGTGTGTTATATAGTTATGATGCAATCGGTTCATATTATATGTCGACACATGCATGTACAGGAAGTGGATCATCTCTTATATTACCAATATTAGATAATAGAGttgaacaaaaaaatcaattaattaaaaatattgattTTAACTTAAGAGatgatattaattttgttaaagatGCTATGACGTCTGCAACTGAAAGAGATATATATACAGGTGACCAAgcagaaatatatattattgataaTTTGGGAATAAATACTACATTATTAGACTTAAAAAAggattaa
- a CDS encoding cyclin, which yields MDYDIEINAPRTHKDYIMYIPIVLGEMIKMSKGDGKITTFHASQVPDISIKNYVERIGKYIGCSNECFVLLMIYLDRIIKIHKDITLSLLCIHRLIITAAMISAKFFDDLYYSNAFYAKVGGITTKELNKLEAHFLNLLDYKLYVSSNEYNFYRKYISIAVQKFLNRKQSKPVSIVKTYNLFNYSSPNMNNSMFLKNQDKNTTTSTYLMEKNKNEKKR from the coding sequence atgGATTATGATATCGAAATAAATGCTCCAAGGACACATAAAGATTACATAATGTATATACCAATTGTTTTAGGggaaatgataaaaatgagcAAAGGAGATGGAAAAATAACAACTTTTCATGCTTCACAAGTACCAGATATATCAATAAAGAATTATGTTGAACGGATTGGGAAATATATAGGTTGTAGTAATGAGTGTTTTGTTTTACTTATGATTTATTTAGatagaattataaaaatacataaagatattacattatcattattatgtatacataGATTAATAATAACAGCAGCTATGATATCTGCAAAATTTTTTGAtgatttatattattctaATGCTTTTTATGCAAAAGTTGGAGGAATTACTACAAAAGAgttaaataaattagaagctcactttttaaatttattagattataaattatatgtatcatccaatgaatataatttttatagaaaatatatttcaataGCTGTTCAGAAATTTTTAAACAGAAAACAAAGCAAACCAGTTTCAATTGTTAAAACTTATAACCTATTTAATTATTCTTCTcctaatatgaataatagcATGTTTCTTAAAAATCAGGATAAAAATACTACAACATCTACTTATcttatggaaaaaaataaaaatgaaaagaaaaGATAA
- a CDS encoding ATP-dependent RNA helicase DDX23, putative: protein MFFFKRNKSNVPEEENEKENANENKNKTNAVVVNNPFQNIQKSSFEEKKESNNEILSDEENLNNSGKNDNKEEKTSSPINENDSSNNNKNGSSNNKNGSSNNKNGSSNNKNGSSSSTEQEQKEKATTHKEENNKDLAKERIYQNLHISGLKKKTINLYSSSSDDDSEDSDKKIVINKPQNKNSNLNKSDKYNNKKEKEHKIDEDNKNKNENKRIFANISSNKEKLVFLTKKERNENKKKLENKNETIKNGEDNYSDEHDDNYKKNKKSDDIRNDRKKQKKRNREHSQSDEDKKMSSNDNTPELNKKDENKKDENKKLYQMSYEKTQSSLAELNMLHIDDIERDKYRERELEIIKQQYLGLNKHKKKMQKPSEKFRNIFNFEWDKSEDTSKNDSNPLYQNRLEPQLLFGRGYIAGIDVREQRKKHNFYDKLVQNRIQLCMKKKKEYEASGEKKWGKNESDKEYNENEDKIIGSNLTKYVSNLENNGLHKNQFIYEPKINNIIKDTDNKHWSEKKREDMTDRDWRIFREDNEIYIKGGVVPPPIRKWEESNLSSDLLKAIKKAKYEKPTPIQMQAIPIALEMRDLIGIAETGSGKTAAFVLPMLSYVKQLPPLTYETSQDGPYALIIAPSRELAIQIYDETNKFASYCSCRTVAVVGGRNAEAQAFELRRGVEIVIGTPGRLQDCLEKAYTVLNQCNYVIIDEADRMMDMGFEDAVHFILDNIPTSNLKSEDDALALQEEMMAKAGHRLYRLTQMFSATMPPSVERLSRKYLRAPAYISIGDPGAGKRSIEQKLEFITEGKKKQKLQELLEIYEPPIIVFVNQKKVADIIAKSISKMKFRAIALHGGKVQEMREEALNAFKNGEFDILVATDVAGRGIDVHGVKLVINFDLPKDIASYTHRIGRTGRAGMKGLAISFVTEQDTHLFYDLRQFLISSNNIVPLELANNPASQVKPGTVMQTSKKQILYKN from the coding sequence atgttctTCTTTAAAAGGAACAAGAGTAATGTCCCAGAGGAAGAAaacgaaaaagaaaatgcaaacgaaaataaaaataaaacaaatgcTGTCGTAGTTAATAACCcttttcaaaatattcaaaaaagtagctttgaagaaaaaaaagaaagtaaCAATGAAATTTTAAGTGATGAAGAAAACCTGAACAATTCAGGTAAAAATGATAACAAGGAAGAAAAAACATCTTCCCCcattaatgaaaatgatagtagtaacaataataaaaatggtagtagcaataataaaaatggtagtagcaataataaaaatggtagtagcaataataaaaatggtagTAGTAGTAGCACCGAACAGGAACAAAAAGAGAAAGCAACAACACATaaggaagaaaataataaagatttGGCAAAGGAACgaatatatcaaaatttgcatataagcggtttgaaaaaaaaaacaataaatttGTATAGTTCGAGTTCAGACGACGATTCTGAAGatagtgataaaaaaatagtaattaATAAAccccaaaataaaaatagcaatttaaataaaagcgataaatataataacaaaaaagaGAAGGAACACAAAATAGATGAAgacaacaaaaataaaaacgagAATAAACGTATTTTTGCAAACATATCATCTAATAAAGAAAAACTTgtatttttaacaaaaaaagaaagaaatgaaaataaaaaaaaattagaaaataaaaatgaaactaTAAAAAACGGAGAAGATAATTATTCAGATGAACATgatgataattataaaaaaaataaaaaaagtgatgATATTCGTAATgatagaaaaaaacaaaaaaaaagaaatagagAACATTCTCAAAGTgatgaagataaaaaaatgtcaAGTAATGATAATACACCCgagttaaataaaaaagatgaaaataaaaaagatgaaaataaaaaattgtatcaAATGAGTTATGAAAAAACACAATCATCTTTGGCAGAACTAAATATGCTACATATTGATGACATTGAAAGAGACAAATATAGAGAAAGAGAattagaaataataaaacaacaaTATTTAGGgttaaataaacataaaaaaaaaatgcaaaaaccATCTGAAAAATTtcgaaatatatttaattttgaatgGGATAAATCTGAAGATACATCGAAAAATGATAGTAACCCATTATATCAAAATAGATTAGAACcacaattattatttggtCGAGGATATATAGCAGGTATAGATGTAAGAGAGcaaagaaaaaaacataatttttatgataaacTTGTTCAAAATAGAATCCAATTATGtatgaagaaaaagaaagaatATGAAGCATctggagaaaaaaaatggggaaaaaatgaatcagataaagaatataatgaaaatgaggATAAAATAATTGGAAGTAATCTCACAAAATATGTGTCAAACTTAGAAAACAACGGATTACATAAAAATCAATTTATTTATGAAcctaaaattaataatataataaaagataCAGATAATAAACATTggagtgaaaaaaaaagagaagatATGACAGATAGAGATTGGAGAATATTTAGAGAagataatgaaatatatataaaaggtGGTGTTGTACCACCCCCTATAAGAAAATGGGAAGAATCAAATTTAAGTTCAGATTTATTAAAAGCAATTAAAAAAgcaaaatatgaaaaaccTACACCTATACAAATGCAAGCAATACCTATTGCATTAGAAATGAGAGATTTAATTGGAATTGCTGAAACTGGATCTGGAAAAACAGCTGCATTTGTTTTACCTATGTTATCATATGTTAAACAATTACCTCCATTAACATATGAAACATCACAAGATGGACcatatgctttaataatTGCTCCTTCAAGAGAATTAGctatacaaatatatgacGAAACTAATAAGTTTGCATCTTATTGTTCATGTAGAACCGTAGCAGTTGTTGGTGGAAGAAATGCAGAGGCACAAGCATTTGAATTAAGAAGAGGAGTAGAAATTGTAATTGGAACACCTGGTAGATTACAAGATTGTTTAGAAAAAGCATATACTGTATTAAATCAATGTAATTATGTTATTATTGATGAAGCAGATAGAATGATGGATATGGGTTTTGAAGATGCtgttcattttattttagatAATATACCAACTAGTAATTTAAAATCAGAAGATGATGCTTTAGCTTTACAAGAAGAAATGATGGCTAAAGCTGGACATAGATTATACAGATTAACTCAAATGTTTTCAGCTACTATGCCACCATCTGTTGAAAGATTATCAAGAAAATATTTAAGAGCACCTGCATATATATCTATAGGTGATCCAGGTGCCGGAAAAAGATCAATAGAACAAAAATTAGAATTTATTACTGAAGgaaagaaaaaacaaaaattacaAGAATTATTAGAAATTTATGAACCACCTATTATTGTATTTGTTAATCAAAAAAAAGTTGCAGATATTATTGCTAAATCTATTAGTAAAATGAAATTTAGAGCTATAGCATTACATGGTGGAAAAGTACAAGAAATGCGAGAAGAAGCATTAAATGCTTTTAAAAATGGAGAATTTGATATTTTAGTAGCAACAGATGTAGCTGGTAGAGGTATTGATGTACATGGAGTTAAATTAGTTATTAATTTTGATCTCCCAAAAGATATTGCATCATATACACACAGAATTGGAAGAACTGGAAGAGCTGGAATGAAAGGGCTAGCTATTTCATTTGTTACTGAACAAGatacacatttattttatgatttaCGCCAATTCTTGATATCATCAAATAATATTGTACCTCTTGAATTGGCTAACAATCCTGCTTCACAAGTAAAACCTGGAACTGTTATGCAAACTTCAAAGAAAcaaattttgtataaaaattgA
- a CDS encoding WD repeat-containing protein 26, putative, whose translation MNLTSTFKRNKRKSNEGISHDITKKLKHCNMLKPLLTIQRDELIASSLFAKGLCKDEKISEKISEKISEKISEKISEKISEKISEKISEKINEKINGKNDKMGTDKNDLNFNLYESRDFGYICLESVKNESVKNDNSTKPRQNNFNNNEDMCRMKRLPKMGKSGKKSEKKKKSKKKYKNNHNTSCESNYSSSNERKEIKFETQNYNTEYLWEGLLKKDVVLLLIQAIKNMGYKKSAKILESESGIELEQPLIKDLHKNILKGNWGNSINNLKKLNINKKLMKAIKFLIYEQSFIEYLNQGKYFSALRCLRNKLRKACFDEDTYKRLHECTTFFMFQNLENKNNIINNTQFYYINDNIKLRNSRKILFDKINRLLPEHILIPPRRLAILLHQSLKYQIDNCLFHNHFSDLKLTKNMEYNKILRKSCFSNINFDHHKNEQENKIDDIIFKDNEKKKKNLYNNYFFRHKYCKYNNSCETKPSQYNYTDNESSLCISTLNINNIEKLKTNNDIQNGQHTYINYSIEYPQTVESNSINYVSTNIPDSPEKVQDAYLNIISNAPTLQLLKLSDGKCQGGVGPDIEKGAKNGEKNAEKNAEKNSEKNGEKNGEHNGEHNAEHNAEHNAEHNAIASNLVNHSLSNNIEDVEKEETNSNENQILELNKKYNCSCEIKKIQCDCITFGDNNAKICQNGNNTILYNETKEISSFTELEQNGNLKNDKINLKNSKINLKNSKISLKNSKISLKNSKISLKNSKINLKNNKINLLNNYNKKYIDKISCCTHLSLLKNHECKKIKLPYYCIKVLQGHTDEVWYVSVSLDGKYIASSSKDKSIFLWKGTYPFNKLREWNGHLDGVSYICWSYNNKYLASGSNDSNIIIWSPKSNKKKLCLTMHSGPITSVCWTKNNSTIISSAFDKKIYCTKINIELKSFSILYAWSFSTRIQNFVFTKNEKYLIVVPADKNVRIIDFSMKKELYILPENDTITSLCASNLYNHVLVNISDQKPIIKLWDIKYRYIIQSYRGHKQGRFILHSTFGGKNEDYVISGSEDSLIYIWHRTKGYLLDVINGHASNVNIAIWPLAFSKFPYMISASDDHTIMIWNTHPKINKSKKHIYMEREKKRNAEKEKKKSKKNIFHHPFLRELAKLSGMDVQILSPNDSHMF comes from the coding sequence ATGAATTTAACAAGCActtttaaaagaaataaaagaaaaagcaATGAGGGAATAAGTCAtgatattacaaaaaaattaaaacactGTAATATGTTGAAACCATTATTAACCATTCAACGTGATGAACTTATTGCATCTTCGCTATTTGCGAAGGGTCTATGcaaagatgaaaaaataagCGAAAAAATAAGCGAAAAAATAAGCGAAAAAATAAGCGAAAAAATAAGCGAAAAAATAAGCGAAAAAATAAGCGAAAAAATAAGCGAAAAAATaaacgaaaaaataaatggaaaaaatgacAAGATGGGCACTGATAAAAATGACTTAAATTTTAATCTTTATGAATCACGAGATTTTGGATATATATGTTTGGAAAGTGTTAAAAATGAAAGtgttaaaaatgataattctACAAAACCAAGACAAAACAATTTTAACAATAATGAAGATATGTGTAGAATGAAAAGGTTGCCAAAAATGGGAAAATCGGggaaaaaaagtgaaaaaaaaaaaaaatcaaaaaaaaaatataaaaataatcataACACAAGTTGTGAAAGCAATTATAGTAGCAGCAATGaaagaaaagaaataaaatttgaaacacaaaattataatactGAATATTTATGGGAAGggttattaaaaaaagatgtagtacttttattaattcaggcaattaaaaatatgggTTATAAAAAATCGGCAAAAATTTTAGAATCAGAAAGTGGAATAGAATTAGAACAGCCATTAATAAAAGATTtacacaaaaatatattaaaaggaAATTGGGGAAatagtataaataatttaaaaaaattaaatataaataaaaaattaatgaaagcaattaaatttttaatatatgaacaatcttttattgaatatttaaatcaaggaaaatatttttctgcTTTAAGATGTTTAAGGAATAAATTAAGAAAAGCATGTTTTGATGAGGATACATATAAAAGATTACATGAGTGtacaacattttttatgtttcaaaatttagaaaataaaaataatataattaataatactcaattttattatataaatgataatataaaacttagAAATTCACGTAAAATATTgtttgataaaattaatagatTATTACCtgaacatatattaatcCCTCCTAGACGGCTAGCTATTTTATTACACCAATCGCTTAAATATCAAATTGATAACTGTTTATTTCATAATCATTTTTCAGATTTAAAATTAACTAAGAATatggaatataataaaattttgcGTAAATCATGTTTTAGTAATATCAATTTTGATcatcataaaaatgaacaagaaaataaaatagacgatataatttttaaggataatgaaaaaaaaaaaaaaaatttatataataattatttttttagacaTAAATATtgcaaatataataattcttGTGAAACAAAACCATCACAATATAATTACACAGATAATGAATCATCTTTATGTATAAGTACtctaaatattaataatatagaaaaattaaaaacaaataacgATATACAAAATGGTCAGCATacttatataaattattctaTTGAATATCCTCAAACTGTAGAAAGCAATTCAATTAATTATGTGAGCACTAATATTCCAGATTCTCCAGAAAAAGTCCAAGATGCATATTTGAACATAATTAGTAATGCACCGACTCTTCAACTTCTAAAGCTAAGCGATGGAAAATGCCAGGGCGGAGTCGGGCCAGATATAGAAAAGGGTGCAAAAAATGGCGAAAAAAATGCCGAAAAAAATGCCGAAAAAAATAGCGAAAAAAATGGCGAAAAAAATGGCGAACACAATGGCGAACACAATGCCGAGCACAATGCCGAACACAATGCCGAGCACAATGCAATAGCATCAAATTTAGTAAATCATTCTTTGTCAAATAACATTGAGGATgtagaaaaagaagaaacaAATTCCAACGAAAATCAAATACTTgagttaaataaaaaatataattgtagttgtgaaattaaaaaaatacaatgtGATTGCATAACATTTGGTGATAATAATGCTAAAATATGTCAAAATggtaataatacaattttatataatgaaacTAAAGAAATTTCAAGTTTCACAGAGTTAGAACAAAAtggaaatttaaaaaatgataaaataaatttaaaaaatagtaaaataaatttaaaaaatagtaaaataagtttaaaaaatagtaaaataagtttaaaaaatagtaaaataagtttaaaaaatagtaaaataaatttaaaaaataataaaataaatttactaaataattataataaaaaatatatagataaaaTAAGTTGTTGCACTCATTTATCTCTACTAAAAAATCatgaatgtaaaaaaataaagcttCCTTATTATTGCATCAAAGTTTTACAAGGACATACAGATGAAGTATGGTATGTTAGCGTATCTTTAGATGGAAAATATATTGCATCTTCAAGTAAAGATAAgagtatatttttatggaaAGGAACATAcccatttaataaattaagaGAATGGAATGGACATTTAGATGGAGTTAGTTACATCTGTTGGAGttataataacaaatatttaGCTTCGGGTTCTAATGATtctaatataattatttggaGCCctaaaagtaataaaaaaaaattatgtctAACTATGCATAGTGGACCTATTACATCTGTATGTTggacaaaaaataattctacTATTATATCATCGgcatttgataaaaaaatatattgcactaaaataaatatagaattaaAAAGTTTCTCAATTTTATATGCTTGGTCATTTAGTACAAGAATAcaaaattttgtttttactaaaaatgaaaaatatctAATTGTTGTTCCAGCagataaaaatgttagaattATTGATTTTAGTATGAAAAaggaattatatattttacctGAAAATGATACTATAACATCTTTATGTGCATCAAACTTGTATAATCATGTATTAGTTAATATATCAGATCAAAAGcctattataaaattgtgggatattaaatatagatatatcaTTCAAAGCTATAGAGGACACAAACAAGGACGATTTATTCTACATTCTACTTTTGGTGGAAAGAATGAAGATTATGTTATTAGTGGTAGTGAAGATagtctaatatatatatggcaTAGAACAAAAGGATATTTATTAGATGTTATTAATGGCCATGCATCAAATGTAAACATAGCAATATGGCCTCTTGCTTTCTCTAAATTTCCATATATGATATCCGCTTCTGATGATCACACTATAATGATTTGGAATACACAtccaaaaattaataaatctaaaaaacatatatatatggaacgagaaaaaaaaagaaatgccgaaaaggaaaaaaaaaaatcaaaaaaaaatatttttcaccaTCCGTTTTTGAGGGAACTAGCCAAGTTAAGTGGCATGGATGTTCAAATTCTCTCACCAAATGATTCTCATATGTTTTAA
- a CDS encoding secreted ookinete protein, putative, translating into MNKLLFFFFCFFLNIFFYKVCCEKTALLPFSDILSTVSDIADVISPKGENDVEPISDPITRINLKIVPSKKLNISKNDMVFLLSELKQEIRRQVSMLEEELEEKERIRQRSSSLWSTNHSSVYVPEEGDDKQIENIDDTEKEEIENLLDSLNKIGNDEDEKNLDNISFDIKINKDKKIEDNQEDFTNSSRFKQASFRNGPITPRSP; encoded by the exons atgaacaaattattattttttttcttttgtttttttttgaacatctttttttataaagtATGTTGTGAGAAAACGGCGTTGTTGCCTTTTTCAGATATTCTGTCAACTGTGTCAGATATAGCAGATGTTATTTCACCGAAAGGGGAAAATGATGTCGAGCCAATTTCAGATCCAATTACCcgaattaatttaaaaattgttcCTTCAAAAAAACTAAATATCAGTAAGAATGATATGGTGTTTTTATTGTCAGAGCTTAAACAAGAGATTAGGAGacaa GTCAGTATGCTAGAAG AAGAATTAGAAGAAAAGGAAAGAATTCGACAAAGATCTTCATCATTATGGTCAACTAATCATTCTTCAGTTTATGTTCCCGAAGAAG GAGATGATAAACAG ATCGAAAATATTGATGATACAGAAAAGGAGGAGATAGAAAATTTGTTGGACTCTTTAAATAAG ATTGGAAATGATGAAGATGAGAAAAACTTGGATAATATTTCTTTTgacataaaaattaacaaagacaaaaaaatagAGGATAATCAAGAAGACTTTACAAATTCTTCGAGATTTAAACAAGCATCTTTCAGGAAtg GCCCTATAACACCTCGATCACCGTAA
- a CDS encoding histone RNA hairpin-binding protein, putative, with translation MNDASSFQRFHNKFSNNELKQSQINQRLKNINLTKRLISYERYIKAIPKNKRNPNLKNDWHPETPRINKQLSVSQWNKEIKKWRKQIHAWGNMPEYVYKHICNLSIVDRNKYLSELKLLELSQVDINNLKKKNEQCSEIIMNNILLIPEQNNNTNSCAKNEIIEKPFFFLPQNFSGTILNDQLIIIKQKYLETSLYSLRQKYTPKYAHLFDAYNSLYLMERDPNLNCKNETKEQQTIIVKLNKKCNDSCKNDEIKTSQDILKEYMNKQEMQASKYLHSTNTKKSSNHRKGKRHF, from the coding sequence ATGAATGATGCATCAAGTTTCCAAAGATTccataataaattttcaaaCAATGAATTGAAACAATCTCAAATTAACCAAAgacttaaaaatataaatttaacaaAACGTTTAATATCGTATGAACGCTACATAAAAGCTATACCAAAAAATAAGAGAAAtccaaatttaaaaaatgattggCATCCGGAAACACCTCGAATTAATAAACAATTAAGTGTATCACAATggaataaagaaataaaaaaatggagaaaacAAATACACGCATGGGGTAACATGCCTGAATATGtttataaacatatatgTAACTTATCAATTGTAgatagaaataaatatttatcagAATTAAAATTACTTGAACTAAGTCAGGtggatattaataatttaaaaaaaaaaaatgagcaaTGTTCAGAAATTATAAtgaacaatattttattaattcctgaacaaaataataatacaaatagtTGTGCAAAGAAtgaaataatagaaaaaccgtttttttttctccccCAAAATTTTAGTGGAACTATATTAAATGACCAgttaataattattaagCAAAAATATTTAGAAACATCTCTATATTCATTGCGACAAAAATATACCCCAAAATACGCACATTTATTTGATGCATATAATAGTTTATACCTTATGGAAAGGGACCCCAATTTAAATTGTAAAAACGAGACAAAGGAGCAACAAACTATCATCGTAAagctaaataaaaaatgcaatGATAGTTGTAAAAATGACGAAATTAAAACTAGTCAAGATATTCTAAAAGAATATATGAATAAGCAAGAAATGCAAGCATCGAAATATTTACATTCtacaaatacaaaaaaaagtaGTAACCATAGAAAAGGGAAAAGACATTTTTAG
- a CDS encoding 50S ribosomal protein L14, mitochondrial, putative, producing MIQLTNILYGLWRQSIVRCADNSGVIKACIIGIGKNKWGTGKIGDRIRVSIRDKTSECGVSEKTPKGIIVRRKKETKRKDGSYIKFDDNAFVMISKNKLKATKIKGPVAMETRHNCRNLARYIF from the coding sequence ATGATACaattaacaaatattttatatggcCTTTGGAGGCAATCTATTGTTAGGTGTGCAGATAACAGTGGTGTTATAAAGGCATGCATAATTGGAATTGGGAAAAATAAATGGGGTACTGGAAAAATAGGAGATAGAATTAGAGTATCAATACGTGATAAAACTTCTGAATGTGGGGTTTCCGAAAAAACACCCAAAGGAATTATTGttagaagaaaaaaagaaacgaAAAGAAAAGATGGTAGTTATATAAAGTTTGATGATAATGCTTTTGTTAtgatatcaaaaaataaattaaaagccacaaaaataaaaggaCCAGTTGCTATGGAAACGAGACATAATTGCAGAAATTTGGCGagatacattttttaa
- a CDS encoding V-type proton ATPase 16 kDa proteolipid subunit, putative: MRTCDPNSAFFGFMGIAASSIFSNLGAAFGTAKSGVGVCSVGVMRPDLIMKSILPVVMAGVLGIYGIIMSIIISGKMSPAASYSSFLGYTHLASGLIVGLSSLAAGLAIGIVGDAGVRANAQQNRLFIGMILILVFSETLALYGLIIGIYISLSDASNLCTPYTN, encoded by the exons ATGCGAACATGTGATCCAAATTCAGCCTTTTTTGGGTTTATGGGGATTGCAGCATCCTCTATTTTTTcaa ATTTGGGAGCAGCATTCGGTACTGCTAAAAGTGGAGTAGGGGTTTGTAGTGTCGGTGTAATGAGACCCGATTTAATCATGAAATCAATTTTACCAGTTGTTATGGCCGGAGTTCTTGGTATTTACGGAATTATTATGTCTATTATTATCTCAGGAAAAA TGTCACCTGCTGCTAGTTATTCAAGCTTTTTAGGATACACACATTTAGCATCTGGTTTAATAGTCGGATTAAGTTCATTG GCTGCTGGTTTGGCTATTGGTATTGTTGGTGATGCTGGTGTAAGAGCAAATGCACAACAAAACCGATTATTTATTGGAATGATTTTAATCTTAGTTTTCTCTGAAACTTTGGCATTATAtg GTTTAATTATTGGCATTTATATTTCCTTATCAGACGCAAGCAACCTATGTACACCCTACACCAATTAG